From a region of the Brevibacterium siliguriense genome:
- a CDS encoding ABC transporter permease gives MASPQKRPLNSRTVFNIFHKLLLIILYLFLLSPLFIIAILSFNSGSSLNLPLEGFSLRWYGELFSNGPLMDGFKVSLIVGVIIAIVDLFIGVSVAFVIDRFEFPGRAALSGLFLAPLMVPTVVLGLALLLVLSPLFLTGTYLGIAIAHFAVTVPYVVRTTLINLQTADTSCEEAARVLGAGPITVFRRVTLPIIMPGVLAGAVMAFIISFDEAVISLFVASSGRVTLPVEMFRYVEFRADPLVAALSFLLILLALGAVLIVERVVGLRGALK, from the coding sequence ATGGCTTCACCGCAAAAGCGGCCATTAAACAGCCGCACGGTTTTCAATATTTTCCATAAATTACTGCTTATTATTCTGTATCTCTTTTTGCTGTCACCGCTATTCATAATCGCAATCCTCTCATTCAATTCAGGATCGTCTTTGAACCTTCCGCTTGAGGGATTTTCGCTTCGGTGGTATGGCGAGCTGTTCAGCAACGGTCCACTGATGGACGGGTTCAAAGTCAGTTTGATCGTTGGTGTGATCATTGCAATAGTTGATCTCTTCATCGGCGTTTCAGTCGCATTTGTCATTGACCGATTCGAGTTTCCAGGCCGTGCTGCACTTTCAGGTTTGTTCCTGGCGCCGCTCATGGTTCCGACAGTTGTTCTCGGACTCGCACTGCTATTGGTCCTATCTCCGTTGTTCCTGACCGGGACCTATCTTGGTATCGCCATTGCACATTTTGCAGTGACAGTCCCATATGTGGTGCGCACTACGTTGATCAATCTGCAGACTGCGGACACTTCCTGCGAAGAAGCTGCCCGAGTACTTGGAGCTGGTCCCATAACAGTGTTTCGACGGGTAACACTCCCCATCATCATGCCTGGTGTACTCGCGGGAGCCGTGATGGCATTCATCATCTCTTTCGACGAGGCAGTCATTTCGCTGTTCGTCGCTTCTTCTGGAAGAGTCACGCTACCAGTCGAAATGTTCCGTTACGTTGAATTCCGAGCTGATCCCTTGGTTGCCGCTCTTTCGTTCCTGCTTATCCTGCTGGCTCTTGGAGCTGTGCTTATCGTGGAACGTGTTGTGGGTTTGAGGGGTGCGCTCAAATAG
- a CDS encoding SDR family NAD(P)-dependent oxidoreductase, producing the protein MSEKLPYGTNMPTTDGTPEATAVPSETIALITGGVRGIGRHLSETFAGAGYHVIVTATSASNAEAAADEIAEATGGEVTGVGLCTDDIAAVKALRESVVALEAETGKRLQVLINNAGRIESSEGPLWDADPESLKAVVDANVTGVALMINAFAPVLMAGAEATSRPSRIIDLNSGSGAKGTPAYAVYSASKASLFRLADSVVHFGHDKGLRIFEMAPGVVETSMTKSMPVHDFRQGDDWTSPEQVTDLALALASGSLDAFTGRYVRAGADSEESLLAEAAGGLSDSTRRMVLG; encoded by the coding sequence ATGTCCGAGAAGCTGCCCTACGGAACAAACATGCCGACCACCGATGGAACCCCTGAGGCGACCGCGGTCCCGTCCGAGACGATCGCGCTCATCACCGGCGGTGTCCGCGGAATCGGACGCCACCTGTCGGAGACATTCGCTGGTGCCGGATATCACGTGATCGTGACAGCCACCTCGGCGAGCAATGCGGAGGCTGCGGCCGACGAGATCGCTGAAGCGACCGGGGGAGAGGTGACCGGTGTTGGGCTGTGCACCGATGACATTGCTGCGGTGAAGGCGCTGCGTGAGTCGGTGGTCGCGCTCGAGGCCGAGACGGGCAAGCGTCTGCAGGTGCTCATCAACAATGCCGGGCGCATCGAGTCGTCCGAGGGTCCGTTGTGGGACGCCGATCCGGAGAGCCTCAAGGCCGTCGTCGACGCGAACGTCACCGGGGTTGCGCTCATGATCAATGCCTTTGCACCGGTGCTCATGGCCGGCGCCGAGGCGACCAGCCGTCCCAGCCGCATCATCGACCTCAACTCGGGGTCGGGAGCGAAGGGAACACCGGCGTATGCTGTGTATTCGGCGTCGAAGGCGTCACTGTTCCGTCTCGCCGATTCGGTCGTGCACTTCGGTCACGACAAGGGGCTGCGGATCTTCGAGATGGCACCCGGTGTCGTCGAGACTTCCATGACGAAGTCGATGCCCGTCCACGATTTCCGCCAGGGAGATGACTGGACCTCACCCGAGCAGGTCACGGACCTGGCCTTGGCTCTGGCATCGGGAAGCCTTGATGCATTCACTGGCCGGTATGTCCGTGCCGGCGCGGACTCGGAAGAGTCGCTCCTCGCCGAGGCGGCCGGTGGGCTGTCGGATTCGACCCGCCGGATGGTGCTTGGCTAG
- a CDS encoding ABC transporter permease, which translates to MLIPALVAILISFIIPLIVLVRMSFNETGPGTTLISAWSLETYIQAVGDPYYWEIILNTLKLGIVVSVITIILSYPIALFLTKTTSKWKGFLFALAIGPLLTSQIARTFGWIALLGNEGAVNSALLKIGLIDTPLQMSNNFTGTVVALVEVLMPYALLGMVSGFSRVSTELELAAGVLGASPLVRFWRITLPLSLPGVFTGFLLVFVLTISSFVTPHLLGGGRVHVLATEIYDEATQTLNWPLAASLAVILLILFGVLVSVYQSLTKKLGS; encoded by the coding sequence TTGCTGATACCTGCTCTTGTTGCAATCCTGATCAGCTTCATTATTCCTCTGATCGTTCTGGTCAGAATGTCATTCAATGAAACGGGCCCAGGCACCACGCTTATCTCCGCGTGGAGTCTGGAAACCTATATCCAAGCAGTGGGTGACCCCTATTATTGGGAAATCATTCTCAACACCCTCAAACTCGGTATTGTAGTCAGCGTCATCACGATAATTCTGAGCTACCCCATCGCGCTATTCCTCACTAAAACGACAAGCAAATGGAAAGGTTTCCTATTCGCGCTAGCGATCGGCCCTCTCCTTACTTCACAAATTGCGCGAACATTCGGATGGATTGCCCTCCTCGGAAACGAAGGGGCAGTGAATTCAGCTCTGCTGAAAATTGGGCTCATTGATACACCGCTGCAGATGTCCAACAATTTCACAGGCACCGTGGTGGCGCTGGTCGAAGTTCTGATGCCTTACGCCTTGCTTGGAATGGTTTCTGGTTTCAGTCGAGTTAGCACTGAACTTGAGCTTGCCGCTGGCGTCCTGGGGGCAAGCCCGTTGGTTAGGTTCTGGAGAATAACGTTGCCCCTCAGCCTGCCTGGGGTGTTCACGGGCTTCCTGTTGGTTTTCGTCCTGACCATTAGCTCTTTTGTGACACCACACCTGCTTGGCGGAGGACGAGTTCACGTCTTAGCTACAGAGATCTACGATGAGGCAACTCAAACACTGAACTGGCCTCTGGCCGCTTCTCTGGCTGTCATCTTGCTGATACTCTTCGGAGTTCTTGTGAGTGTATACCAAAGCCTCACCAAGAAGTTGGGTTCATAA
- the pheT gene encoding phenylalanine--tRNA ligase subunit beta has product MRVPLNWLADYVDLPAETDPHALAAEFASIGLEEEDFFGPEITGPLVVGRVLELVKEEHSNGKTVNWCRVDVGPEHNEAQDDPKDPQPGPEVPSRGIICGAHNFVPGDLIVACLPGAVLPGDFAIAARKTYGHKSDGMICSAKELGLGEDHSGIIVLSDLGLSGEPGDDAISLLGLDQVTLDVNVTPDRGYQLSMRGIGREYAQMKGQEFTDIGSAEVAPTNAATDDGFPVSVEDNNPINEVAGCDQFTAHQVTGLNPAAKTPFWMQRRLQQAGMRPISLTVDVTNYVMLELGQPLHAYDTSLLGSEIVVRRASAGEKFTTLDDVERTLDAEDLLITDRGDGPSGTGGKIIGLAGVMGGADVEVHSGTTDVVIEAAHFDPISIARTSRRHKLSSEASRRFERGVDPKLAPVAARRCADLLVELAGGTLSPATTQVGQAPEPTVIELPVERVASLVGVEYTTAEVTGLLEGIGATVEVIGKDRLAVTVPSWRTDITDTVDLIEEVARTGGYDRIPSVQPAARAGNGLTVAQKTRRRISNLLAADGFTEVLSYPFTNDKRDDQLRLEVDDVRRKHVRLANPMSEDLPLMRTNLLSTLVDLVVRNQGRGAKDVALFEAGLVSTSAGLPEGPGPRHLPGYHPSDDELEAIYTSVPHQPYHYAGIISGNAEMPGVWGKGRKAEATDVIDTVRRIAETNGLEVTVEADQIAPWHPGRAAKFVLADEQTLGHAGELHPKVCENLGLPARTVGFEIDLDALLAQDDLRAWDGALSTYPVSRQDVALIVDADLPTQTLAATLREGAGEELELLETFDLYTGDQLPEGKKSLAFRLTFRASDRTLKADEASAMREAATKLAAERHGAEVRS; this is encoded by the coding sequence ATGCGCGTCCCACTGAACTGGCTGGCCGACTATGTCGATCTCCCAGCCGAGACCGATCCCCATGCTCTTGCCGCCGAGTTCGCTTCGATCGGTCTCGAGGAAGAGGACTTCTTCGGACCCGAGATCACCGGCCCACTCGTCGTCGGTCGCGTGCTCGAACTCGTCAAGGAAGAGCACTCGAACGGCAAGACTGTCAACTGGTGCCGCGTCGACGTCGGACCCGAACACAACGAAGCTCAGGATGATCCGAAGGACCCGCAGCCCGGTCCCGAGGTGCCCAGTCGCGGCATCATCTGCGGTGCCCACAACTTCGTGCCCGGTGACCTCATCGTCGCCTGCCTGCCCGGAGCGGTCCTGCCTGGTGATTTCGCCATCGCGGCACGCAAGACCTACGGTCACAAGTCCGATGGCATGATCTGCTCGGCCAAGGAGCTCGGCCTCGGCGAAGATCACTCCGGCATCATCGTGCTGTCGGATCTGGGATTGTCCGGTGAGCCTGGCGATGACGCGATCTCGCTGCTCGGCCTCGACCAGGTCACCCTCGACGTCAACGTCACCCCCGACCGTGGGTACCAGCTGTCGATGCGCGGCATCGGACGCGAATACGCGCAGATGAAGGGACAGGAGTTCACCGATATCGGTTCCGCCGAGGTGGCTCCCACCAATGCGGCCACCGACGACGGATTCCCGGTATCGGTCGAGGACAACAACCCCATCAACGAGGTGGCCGGCTGTGACCAGTTCACCGCCCATCAGGTCACCGGCCTGAACCCTGCCGCCAAGACCCCGTTCTGGATGCAGCGTCGCCTGCAGCAGGCGGGTATGCGCCCGATCAGCCTGACCGTGGACGTGACGAACTACGTCATGCTCGAACTCGGCCAGCCGCTGCATGCCTATGACACTTCGCTGCTCGGATCGGAGATCGTCGTTCGCCGTGCGAGTGCGGGGGAGAAGTTCACGACTCTCGACGATGTCGAGCGGACGCTCGATGCCGAGGACCTGCTCATCACAGACCGCGGGGATGGACCCAGCGGCACGGGCGGGAAGATCATCGGCCTTGCCGGTGTCATGGGCGGTGCCGACGTCGAGGTTCACTCGGGAACGACCGATGTCGTCATCGAGGCCGCTCACTTCGACCCGATCTCCATCGCCCGCACCTCACGTCGTCACAAGTTGTCTTCGGAGGCCTCGCGGCGCTTCGAACGCGGAGTCGACCCCAAGCTCGCACCCGTGGCGGCCCGTCGGTGCGCCGACCTGCTCGTCGAACTCGCCGGCGGCACGCTCAGCCCTGCCACCACGCAGGTCGGGCAGGCTCCGGAGCCGACCGTCATCGAACTCCCGGTCGAACGCGTCGCCTCACTCGTCGGCGTCGAGTACACGACCGCCGAGGTGACCGGACTGCTCGAAGGCATCGGCGCGACCGTCGAGGTCATCGGCAAGGACCGTCTAGCCGTGACCGTGCCCAGTTGGCGTACAGACATCACCGACACTGTCGACCTCATCGAGGAAGTCGCCCGCACCGGCGGCTACGACCGAATTCCTTCGGTCCAGCCTGCTGCTCGGGCCGGCAACGGTCTGACGGTGGCCCAGAAGACACGACGTCGGATCTCGAACCTGCTGGCTGCCGACGGTTTCACCGAGGTGCTGTCCTACCCATTCACGAACGATAAGCGGGATGACCAGCTGCGGCTCGAGGTCGATGATGTGCGTCGCAAACACGTGCGCCTGGCTAACCCGATGTCCGAAGACCTGCCGCTCATGCGCACCAACTTGCTTTCGACGCTGGTGGACCTCGTGGTTCGCAACCAGGGCCGCGGGGCGAAAGACGTGGCACTGTTCGAGGCCGGACTCGTATCCACCTCGGCGGGCCTGCCTGAGGGTCCCGGACCGCGTCACCTGCCCGGATACCACCCGAGCGATGACGAGCTCGAGGCGATCTATACTTCGGTGCCGCACCAGCCCTACCACTACGCCGGCATCATCTCCGGCAATGCGGAGATGCCAGGTGTTTGGGGCAAGGGGCGCAAGGCCGAGGCCACCGACGTCATCGACACCGTCCGCCGGATCGCTGAGACGAACGGCCTCGAGGTCACTGTCGAGGCCGATCAGATCGCTCCGTGGCACCCGGGACGGGCTGCGAAGTTCGTCCTTGCCGACGAGCAGACCCTCGGTCATGCCGGTGAACTGCACCCGAAGGTGTGCGAGAACCTCGGCCTGCCGGCACGGACGGTCGGATTCGAGATCGATCTCGACGCCCTGCTGGCTCAGGACGATCTGCGGGCCTGGGACGGTGCGCTGTCGACCTACCCAGTCTCCCGTCAGGACGTCGCGCTCATCGTCGATGCGGACCTGCCGACGCAGACTCTCGCCGCGACGCTGCGTGAAGGTGCAGGGGAGGAGCTCGAACTGCTCGAGACCTTCGACCTCTACACCGGCGACCAGCTGCCCGAGGGCAAGAAATCTCTGGCATTCCGCCTGACCTTCCGCGCCTCGGATCGTACGCTCAAGGCCGATGAGGCCTCTGCGATGCGTGAGGCGGCGACGAAGTTGGCTGCCGAGCGTCACGGCGCTGAAGTCCGCAGCTGA
- a CDS encoding ABC transporter ATP-binding protein, producing the protein MTDTPAPKSGALQVENLRKTYGAESSPAVADLSLRVDPGDFVAFLGPSGCGKTTTLRMIAGLLEPTSGRIRVNDNDITHVPVHKRQMGMVFQSYALFPHMTVAQNVGFGLEMRNVEKSERYRRIQTALDMVELGHLGRRKVQALSGGQQQRIALARALVVEPTLLLLDEPLSNLDAKLRDTMRTEIKRIQEELRITTLFVTHDQDEALYMADRIAIMYNGVVEQFGTPYEVYERPESEFVASFVGRANLLEVEVTAGSSTINNESTYEYSSPLIGTGKSVGPAALSPGRNKLLIRPHRLTIGPEDARTGSPGHHSVRGSVKLRGYTGDMLMLELDVAGETLTAEVPTTETWLPRVGDAVSISWRPEQTYLIPRGDESSV; encoded by the coding sequence ATGACTGACACTCCGGCGCCAAAATCCGGCGCATTGCAAGTAGAAAATCTTCGTAAGACCTACGGAGCAGAGAGTTCACCGGCAGTAGCAGATCTGAGCCTTCGGGTAGATCCAGGCGATTTCGTTGCATTTCTTGGACCGTCCGGTTGCGGCAAGACGACTACGCTGCGAATGATTGCCGGCTTGTTGGAACCTACTAGTGGGCGCATACGAGTCAACGACAATGACATCACCCACGTGCCTGTTCACAAGCGCCAGATGGGGATGGTGTTCCAATCATATGCGTTGTTCCCCCACATGACAGTTGCGCAAAATGTCGGCTTCGGCCTTGAAATGCGCAATGTTGAAAAGAGCGAACGGTACCGGCGAATTCAAACAGCCTTAGACATGGTCGAACTCGGGCACTTAGGCCGGAGAAAGGTTCAAGCGCTCTCAGGCGGTCAGCAACAACGCATCGCCCTTGCACGAGCGTTGGTCGTCGAACCGACTCTGCTCCTACTTGACGAGCCGCTTTCGAATCTGGATGCCAAGCTTCGCGACACAATGCGTACGGAAATCAAACGCATCCAGGAAGAACTTCGAATCACGACCCTGTTTGTCACACATGACCAAGATGAGGCGCTCTACATGGCTGACCGCATCGCGATCATGTATAACGGCGTAGTTGAGCAATTCGGAACTCCATATGAGGTGTACGAACGACCAGAATCAGAATTCGTTGCTTCGTTCGTAGGCCGCGCCAACCTGCTAGAGGTCGAAGTAACAGCCGGGTCTTCTACGATCAACAACGAATCGACATACGAGTACTCTTCACCGTTGATAGGAACAGGAAAGTCAGTCGGCCCTGCTGCGCTAAGCCCAGGGAGAAACAAACTGCTGATTCGGCCCCATCGACTGACTATCGGACCGGAGGACGCTCGCACTGGATCGCCCGGCCACCATTCAGTTCGTGGCAGCGTTAAGCTCCGCGGATACACCGGCGATATGCTCATGCTCGAACTGGACGTTGCCGGCGAAACCCTGACTGCTGAGGTTCCAACGACCGAGACCTGGCTACCACGTGTTGGCGACGCGGTGTCCATTTCGTGGCGGCCAGAACAGACCTATCTGATACCGCGAGGTGACGAGTCAAGTGTCTAA